A stretch of DNA from Synechococcus sp. JA-3-3Ab:
AGATGGCCTGCGCCTGTTCAGCCTCTTGGACGCGGCTTTGCAGCAGTTGACAGCGCCCGGCGTGGGCTGACCATTCTCCCTGAAGCTGCTCCCATTCGCGGTGCAGTTGGAGCAAGGTGTCGAGCTGCTGAGCCCAATGGCTTTGCCGGCGCTCTAGCTCCTCTTGGGCTTGAATTTGGGGAGCCAGCTCCTCTAGCTCCTGCTTGCAGCGCTGTTGTTGGCTGAGTTTTTCCTGCAGCCTCGCCAGTTGGTTTTCGAGGTTCTGCTTTTGCGAGAGCAGGGCCTCCCGCCGCTTCAGCCACTCCAGGCGCTGCTGCCGTTGCTTTTCCAGCTCCCGCAACCGATCTTCTATGGCCAAAAAGCGCTGAGATCCCTCTTGGTGGTGCTGTTGTTGTGCCTGCGCTCGCTGGGCCTCTGCCCACAGCTTTTCGGCTTGCTCAAGGGCTACTGCCAGCAGGGATCCCTCTTGCTCCAGTTGAGCAATTTGCCGGTCGAGCGTTTGGATTTGCTCAAGCAGCTTCTCCAGCCGCTCCAGCTCCAGCTTCACCTCGGCCAAGGTATGGGTATGGTGGCTTAAGCGCTCCTGCCAGTGGCTCAGTTCTTGCTCGATTCTCTGCTGCTCTACTTGCAGCGGATCCCAGTCTTGCATCTGTTGATGGAGCAGCTCAATTTGATGCTTGACGGCCAGAACTTGCGCCTCGCTGTATTTTTCAACTGCCAGCAGATCCTTTGCAACTTGCTGGTACTCTTCTACCTTCAAGATGCGGTCGAAAACTTCTTTCCGCTCCCGACTGGTTTTGAGAAAATCTGCTGTGAAAGTGCCCTGGGGCACCCCAATCGTTGTAGCAAAGAGCCGCGCCAAATCAGTACCGGCGGGCACACCCAAATGTTGCCTCAGCCACGCTAGCACATCTGCCTTGCGCTCGTAATCTAGGCGCTGCTTCAATTGCGGATCGAAGAGGCGATATCCCTGCCTGACACTGCGGCGAACGTCGTAGGTGCGCTGATCCCACTGGGAGATAAACTGGACAGTAGCCACCGCATCGCTGGCCCCTGTGCGGATGAGTTCTTCTTGGTTGTAGGGGCAGTAGTCAAACAAAACCCAGGCGATGGCCTCTAGAATGCTGGTTTTGCCTGCTCCATTTTCTCCACAAATGGCGTTGATACCGGGCTCAAACTCGAAGAAGGCGTCCTCATGAGACTTGAAGTTCTGCAGAGCCAAAGAGAGGATCCGCATGGTCAGTCTTCTTCCCCCAGAAAGGCGCCGCTCAGGTGAGCGTACACTTCCGCTTCGCCTTGCTCATCTAAGATTTTCTCTTTGAGATCTAAGAGTAACCGTGCCAGCTCTTCGCTGCGCTTGCGGTAGTGGGCATGGCTGCTCAGCAGATCCCTGTAGATTTTCTCTTCAATTTGCAGCCTGCGCCCTTCTTCTTCGAGGGAAAGAGCAGCCGACCCGATCTCCAAAGTAGTGGCTTCGAAGCGGAAGAGAACCAGCAGGGCACCGGTAAGCTGCTGAATCTGCTGCTGCAGGGCGCGGCTATCCAACTCGTGCTTGGCAAAGCCCACCTGCCCCGCCAGCCGAAACTCCACCATTGGCGCTGGCCCACCTTCGGGAAGGTCGGATCCCTTGGCCAAGGCAATTGCGGCTGCAGCAATCTCTTCGGGCGTTTCCCGGCCCTTGGCCTCAAGAGAGATCCGTCGGTGAGGCCGCCGGTAGTAGTCCTGCACCAGCTCAGCCTGAGGCGGGCCCTCTCCCCAGCGGACGCGGTAGGCTCCCCGCGGAAAGTCCCACTCGGCAGTACTGTTAGCCTCCAGGGATCCCGGATTGAAGATCCAGCCTTCTTCTGTATAGCTTTTGTGGATATGTCCCAAGGCTAAATAGCCCACCCCTGCCTCCCGCAAAGGCAGCAGATCCCGGTAGCGCAAGGCGCCCTGGTAGCGAGCAATTTGGCCTTCCAGGCCGTGGTGGAACATGAGCACCACCCGCTCAGGGCCAGGGGGCAACCGGCGAATGGCCGCCGCCAACTGCTCAATCGACTTGGGGGCCGCCGACCCATACCACTGGGATCCGATCACCCGCACCCCACAGGGCAGATCCAGATAGCCCCCCCGCCCACCTGACCAGGGGCGCAGCTCTAAACCCTCCTCGCCTGCTTCCGGCTCCAGCAGGATCAGGTCGCCGTGATCGGCCAGGTAGCGCAGCCAACTGGTCTTGACACCGTAGGGGCGGCTGTCGTGGTTGCCCTCAATGGCCAAGACGGGGATCCCGGCCTGCTTCAGCTCCCGCAAGACAATCTGGGCTTGGTTGAGGACACCGGGCTGAATTTGCCGGTGCTCAAACAGATCCCCGGCAATGAGGACAAAATCCACCGGGTTCTGGATGGCATGGCGGCGCACCACATCCCGAAAGGCCAAAAAGAAATCTTTGCTCCGCTCCGGGCTGTTGTAGCGGTCGTAGCCCAGATGCACATCGGCCAGGTGCAAAAAGGTGCAGGTGGAAGTGGCCATCGCCCGAACCTGCCAGCAAATTGCCCACAGTTTAGCAGACAAACCTCAGTGCTCAACTAGATATAGGGATCCCTTCCCGGCCATTTGCGGCTTTGCTCGGGTTGCCACCCCTAGAGCTAGGCGCCGCCCCGCCGCGCTGCCTGTTGCCCAGTTCCAACCTTTCATGGGCACAGCTTGGGTTGGTGAAAGTTCGTTACATATATTTACATCTTTATTGGAGAAACGATTGCCAAGCAACCCTAACTCCGATAGGGCAAGGGATCCCTGGTTTAATTATTGTGAAGCGACGGGGGGGTTACAAAGGCTGACCTATAATGCCAGGTAAATCCCGCC
This window harbors:
- a CDS encoding metallophosphoesterase family protein translates to MATSTCTFLHLADVHLGYDRYNSPERSKDFFLAFRDVVRRHAIQNPVDFVLIAGDLFEHRQIQPGVLNQAQIVLRELKQAGIPVLAIEGNHDSRPYGVKTSWLRYLADHGDLILLEPEAGEEGLELRPWSGGRGGYLDLPCGVRVIGSQWYGSAAPKSIEQLAAAIRRLPPGPERVVLMFHHGLEGQIARYQGALRYRDLLPLREAGVGYLALGHIHKSYTEEGWIFNPGSLEANSTAEWDFPRGAYRVRWGEGPPQAELVQDYYRRPHRRISLEAKGRETPEEIAAAAIALAKGSDLPEGGPAPMVEFRLAGQVGFAKHELDSRALQQQIQQLTGALLVLFRFEATTLEIGSAALSLEEEGRRLQIEEKIYRDLLSSHAHYRKRSEELARLLLDLKEKILDEQGEAEVYAHLSGAFLGEED